Proteins encoded by one window of Salvia splendens isolate huo1 chromosome 7, SspV2, whole genome shotgun sequence:
- the LOC121810807 gene encoding protein AGENET DOMAIN (AGD)-CONTAINING P1-like has product MPSIRVNFNPQRFRRGDLVEVASAQEGFVGSYFEATVVADLGKDGYLVQYRTLLKDDFSGPLREVVSAAEVRPRPPPDPAERYRVYDVVDAFDNEGWWWGRITGRSGDSYSVFFETTGDEIFYHKNVLRTHQEWSDGRWSLAMLIPIG; this is encoded by the coding sequence ATGCCGTCAATTCGTGTGAACTTCAATCCGCAGCGCTTCCGGCGCGGCGATCTGGTGGAGGTGGCTAGCGCGCAGGAAGGCTTCGTCGGCTCCTACTTCGAGGCGACGGTGGTGGCCGATCTGGGGAAGGACGGTTACCTGGTGCAGTACCGCACTCTGCTCAAGGACGATTTCTCGGGGCCACTGCGCGAGGTGGTGAGCGCGGCGGAGGTCCGGCCGCGGCCGCCGCCGGATCCGGCGGAGAGGTACCGGGTGTACGACGTGGTGGACGCGTTCGACAACGAGGGGTGGTGGTGGGGGAGGATCACCGGGAGGAGCGGAGACAGCTATTCGGTGTTCTTCGAGACCACCGGAGATGAGATTTTTTATCATAAGAATGTGCTGAGGACTCATCAGGAGTGGAGCGATGGGAGATGGAGTTTGGCGATGTTGATTCCGATTGGTTGA
- the LOC121741783 gene encoding phosphoenolpyruvate carboxylase 2-like produces MSKKIEKMASIDAQLRLLAPGKVSEDDKLVEYDALLLDRFLDILQDLHGEEIRETVQDCYEISAEYEGKRDPQKLEELGRVLTSLDAGDSIVIAKSFSHMLNLANLAEEVQIAYRRRNKLKKNDFSDEASATTESDIEETLKRLVEELNKTPEEVFEALKNQTVDLVLTAHPTQSVRRSLLQKHARIRDCLTQLNAKDITPDDKQELDEALQREIQAAFRTDEIRRNPPTPQDEMRAGMSYFHETIWKGVPKFLRRVDTALKNIGINERVPYNAPLIQFSSWMGGDRDGNPRVTPEVTRDVCLLSRMMAANLYFSQIEDLMFELSMWRCSDELRVRAEELHSSSKRDAKHYIEFWKQVPANEPYRVILGDVRDKLSHTRERARQLLTNGTSDIPDEFTFTNTEEFLEPLELCYRSLCASGDRPIADGSLLDFLRQVSTFGLSLVRLDIRQESDRHTDVLDAITRHLEIGSYKEWPEERRQEWLLSELSGKRPLFGPDLPKTEEIADVLDTFHVLAELPSDSFGAYIISMATSPSDVLAVELLQRECHVKTPLRVVPLFEKLADLEAAPAAVARLFSIDWYRERINGKQEVMIGYSDSGKDAGRLSAAWQLYKAQEELIKVAKEFGVKLTMFHGRGGTVGRGGGPTHLAILSQPPDTIHGSLRVTVQGEVIEQSFGEEHLCFRTLQRFTAATLEHGMHPPIAPKPEWRVLMDEMAVIATKEYRSVVFQEPRFVEYFRLATPELEYGRMNIGSRPSKRKPSGGIESLRAIPWIFAWTQTRFHLPVWLGFGAAMNEVIRKDIKNLQMLRDMYNGWPFFRVTIDLIEMVFAKGDPKIGALCDKLLVSEDLWALGEQLRANYQATQDMILQVAGHKEILEGDPYLRQRLRLRDPYITVLNVCQIYTLKRIRDPTYSVKVGPHLSKEIMEMDTSKPADELVKLNPTSEYAPGLEDTLILTMKGIAAGLQNTG; encoded by the exons ATGAGTAAGAAGATAGAGAAAATGGCATCGATTGATGCACAATTGAGGCTGTTGGCGCCCGGGAAGGTGTCTGAGGATGATAAGCTGGTGGAGTATGATGCTCTTCTCTTGGACCGTTTTCTTGATATTCTTCAAGACTTGCATGGAGAGGAGATCAGAGAAACG GTTCAGGACTGCTACGAGATCTCTGCTGAGTATGAAGGCAAACGCGACCCTCAGAAACTGGAAGAGCTGGGACGAGTCCTCACGAGTTTGGATGCAGGGGACTCCATTGTCATTGCAAAGTCTTTCTCCCACATGCTCAACTTGGCCAACCTTGCTGAGGAGGTCCAGATTGCTTACAGACGCAGGAATAAGCTGAAGAAGAACGACTTCTCGGATGAGGCCTCTGCAACGACTGAATCTGACATCGAGGAGACTCTCAAGAGGCTGGTTGAGGAGCTGAACAAGACGCCCGAAGAAGTTTTTGAGGCTTTGAAAAACCAAACTGTCGACTTGGTCCTAACCGCTCATCCCACTCAGTCTGTTCGCAGATCTTTGCTTCAAAAACACGCAAG GATTCGCGACTGCTTGACTCAGCTAAACGCAAAGGACATCACCCCCGATGATAAGCAGGAGCTTGACGAGGCATTGCAAAGAGAG ATACAAGCTGCATTTCGTACTGACGAGATCAGGAGAAACCCCCCGACTCCTCAAGATGAGATGAGGGCTGGAATGAGTTACTTCCACGAGACCATATGGAAGGGAGTGCCAAAATTCTTGCGACGTGTGGACACTGCTCTGAAGAACATCGGGATAAACGAGCGCGTTCCTTACAACGCCCCTCTTATTCAATTCTCCTCCTGGATGGGTGGAGATCGCGATG GCAATCCTCGGGTGACTCCCGAAGTTACAAGAGATGTATGCTTATTGTCTAGGATGATGGCTGCTAACTTATACTTCTCACAGATCGAAGATCTCATGTTCGAG CTTTCAATGTGGCGCTGCAGCGATGAACTCCGCGTGCGTGCAGAAGAACTCCACAGCTCTTCCAAGAGGGACGCTAAACATTACATCG AATTTTGGAAGCAAGTTCCCGCGAATGAGCCTTATCGTGTTATTCTCGGAGACGTGAGGGACAAGCTCTCTCACACTCGTGAACGTGCTCGCCAGTTGCTTACAAACGGAACATCCGATATTCCTGATGAGTTTACCTTCACTAACACAGAAGAG TTTCTGGAGCCTCTCGAGTTGTGCTACCGATCGCTCTGTGCCTCCGGTGATCGACCAATTGCTGACGGGAGCCTTCTCGATTTTCTACGACAAGTTTCGACGTTTGGACTATCGCTCGTGAGGCTTGACATCCGGCAAGAGTCGGATAGGCACACCGATGTTCTGGATGCTATCACGAGGCACCTCGAGATCGGATCCTACAAGGAATGGCCCGAGGAGCGCCGTCAGGAGTGGCTTTTATCTGAACTCAGCGGCAAGCGTCCGTTGTTCGGCCCAGACCTTCCGAAAACAGAGGAGATCGCCGATGTCCTCGACACGTTCCACGTCCTTGCTGAGCTCCCCTCGGACAGCTTTGGCGCCTACATTATCTCGATGGCGACTTCCCCGTCTGATGTGCTCGCCGTCGAGCTTTTGCAACGAGAGTGCCACGTCAAGACCCCTCTAAGAGTGGTTCCCCTGTTCGAGAAACTTGCTGATCTTGAGGCCGCTCCTGCGGCCGTGGCTCGTCTCTTCTCCATAGATTGGTACCGCGAAAGGATCAACGGGAAGCAAGAGGTCATGATCGGATACTCGGACTCGGGGAAGGACGCTGGTCGGCTTTCTGCTGCGTGGCAGCTGTATAAGGCTCAGGAGGAGCTCATCAAGGTGGCGAAGGAATTCGGGGTGAAGCTCACGATGTTCCATGGCCGAGGAGGGACTGTCGGACGAGGAGGCGGGCCGACTCACCTTGCCATATTGTCTCAGCCGCCGGACACCATTCATGGCTCTCTCCGTGTCACGGTTCAGGGAGAAGTCATCGAGCAGTCGTTCGGAGAGGAGCACTTGTGTTTCAGAACGCTCCAGAGATTCACCGCTGCCACGCTCGAGCATGGAATGCACCCTCCGATCGCCCCAAAGCCCGAGTGGCGCGTCCTCATGGACGAGATGGCTGTTATCGCCACGAAAGAATACCGCTCAGTTGTCTTCCAAGAGCCTCGATTCGTTGAATACTTTCGTCTC GCGACGCCCGAGCTGGAGTATGGCCGGATGAACATTGGGAGCCGTCCGTCTAAGAGAAAACCGAGTGGTGGCATAGAGTCCCTCCGAGCAATCCCGTGGATATTTGCGTGGACACAGACGCGATTCCATCTCCCAGTCTGGCTCGGTTTTGGGGCTGCGATGAACGAGGTAATCCGCAAAGACATCAAGAATCTGCAGATGCTACGAGACATGTACAACGGGTGGCCGTTCTTTAGAGTGACGATCGACTTGATCGAGATGGTCTTCGCCAAGGGCGACCCCAAGATCGGTGCTCTGTGCGACAAGCTCCTCGTCTCCGAGGATCTTTGGGCCTTGGGAGAGCAGCTCCGCGCCAACTATCAAGCGACTCAGGACATGATCCTTCAG GTTGCTGGACACAAGGAGATCCTGGAAGGAGACCCCTACCTGAGGCAGAGGCTGAGGCTCCGTGACCCATACATCACGGTCCTCAACGTGTGCCAGATCTACACGTTGAAGCGCATCCGGGACCCCACCTACAGCGTGAAGGTGGGCCCGCATCTGTCGAAGGAGATCATGGAGATGGACACCAGCAAGCCGGCGGATGAGCTGGTGAAGCTGAACCCCACGAGCGAGTATGCCCCGGGACTGGAGGACACGCTCATCCTCACCATGAAGGGTATCGCAGCCGGGTTGCAGAACACCGGCTAG